A genomic region of Cucumis sativus cultivar 9930 unplaced genomic scaffold, Cucumber_9930_V3 scaffold104, whole genome shotgun sequence contains the following coding sequences:
- the LOC116405442 gene encoding U11/U12 small nuclear ribonucleoprotein 31 kDa protein-like, whose product MAPKEKKTNSPTSDSDEDETFYYRYPSAPSSDPSLPSSSQSHFSSQSHFSSQSHSHSHSSTKSGGGSGGLVPSKSTLYVSNFDYSLTNSDLHTLFSNFGKIARVTVLKDRQTRKSRGVAFVQFISQDDAVKAAKQMHGKILNGRVLKAAIATDNGRAAEFIRKRVYKDKSRCYECGAIDGHLSYECPKNQLGPRERPEPKRVRRGGVGARHEEDWGSDVGEGFEDDNWASVVDGDADQRLLTGGENIVEKKKEKKASYFSDESDEDD is encoded by the coding sequence ATGGCGCccaaggaaaagaaaaccaatagcCCTACTAGCGACAGCGACGAGGACGAAACCTTCTATTACCGGTATCCCTCCGCCCCCTCTTCTGACCCGTCGCTGCCGTCGTCTTCACAGTCGCACTTCTCATCGCAATCGCACTTCTCATCGCAATCGCACTCACACTCACACTCTTCCACTAAGTCTGGCGGTGGTTCTGGAGGTTTGGTTCCTTCGAAGTCTACTCTCTATGTTTCCAATTTCGACTATTCACTCACTAATTCCGACCTCCACACTCTCTTCTCCAACTTTGGTAAGATCGCTCGTGTTACGGTGTTGAAAGATCGACAGACTCGCAAGTCTCGCGGCGTTGCCTTCGTCCAGTTTATTTCTCAGGACGACGCGGTGAAGGCCGCGAAACAGATGCACGGGAAGATTTTGAATGGCCGTGTTCTTAAGGCTGCTATAGCGACTGATAATGGTCGTGCGGCTGAGTTTATAAGGAAGAGGGTTTATAAGGATAAGAGTAGGTGCTACGAGTGCGGCGCAATTGATGGGCATTTGTCTTATGAATGCCCTAAAAATCAATTGGGGCCAAGGGAGCGACCAGAACCGAAGCGGGTAAGAAGGGGTGGAGTTGGTGCTAGGCACGAGGAGGATTGGGGATCGGATGTTGGAGAAGGGTTTGAGGATGACAATTGGGCCTCGGTGGTGGACGGAGATGCAGACCAGAGACTCCTGACTGGCGGTGAGAACAttgtagagaagaaaaaagagaagaaagcaaGTTATTTCAGTGACGAGAGCGACGAAGATGATTAA
- the LOC105435510 gene encoding NAD-dependent malic enzyme 59 kDa isoform, mitochondrial-like has product MNQESESFSVPCLEFADIFFPFQQVFLIVGDLLELRSPTIFMFCLFFHHFFKAVQLEFHLQMEVVFLASVTVQGIGIPRLEGEEYLSIVDEFMEVVHTCWPKAIVQFEDFQMKWAFETLQRYRKRFCMFNDDIQGTAGVALAGLLGNVRAQGQLLSDFVNQKIVVVGAGRYCQLVGLGVLNMAIQAVLRMSVQVFPSMRVTDFRNQSDGVWNLGSFVMG; this is encoded by the exons ATGAACCAGGAGAGTGAGAGTTTTAGTGTGCCGTGTTTAGAATTTGCCGATATCTTTTTCCCGTTCCAGCAAGTATTCCTGATTGTGGGG GATTTATTGGAGTTGAGGAGTCCCACAATCTTTATGTTCTGTTTGTTTTTCCATCACTTTTTCAAGGCTGTTCAATTGGAGTTCCATCTTCAG ATGGAAGTCGTATTCTTGGCCTCGGTGACCGTTCAGGGAATAGGAATACCTAGATTGGAGGGAGAAGAGTATCTATctattgttgatgaatttatgGAAGTCGTGCATACATGTTGGCCTAAAGCTATTGTTCAG TTTGaggattttcaaatgaaatgggCTTTTGAAACATTACAACGTTATCGTAAGAGGTTCTGCATGTTCAACGATGACATACAA gGAACTGCTGGTGTTGCTCTCGCTGGACTATTGGGAAATGTGAGAGCTCAAGGGCAGCTATTGAGTGATTTTGTTAACCAAAAGATAGTAGTGGTAGGGGCTGGAAGGTATTGTCAGCT tgttgggCTCGGTGTTCTTAACATGGCTATTCAGGCTGTTTTGAGAATG TCTGTCCAAGTTTTTCCTTCCATGAGAGTTACTGATTTCAGAAACCAATCGGATGGGGTTTGGAATTTGGGTAGCTTTGTTATGGGTTAA
- the LOC116405444 gene encoding uncharacterized protein LOC116405444 — MADESSRKDPAWKYGQLQNDQNINTFVCGFCSKVTKGGVYRMKQHLVGGYRNVTACTKCPDHVKEEIKEYMSKKKDIKEQRNLIVDIDVEDYDIEDEDEGSVSVNNKATPRGPSLKKPRQKGPMDAFFTPNPETVVQNRKDKGKQTSLNATYKKEMREHTIQRIARWFYDAGVPLNACTYESFAPMIESIGQFGPGLKPPSYHELRVPCLKKELEATNELMSNHKVEWAKVGCTVMADGWTDRRNRTLINFLVNSPKGTMFIESIDASFYVKDGKKMFELLDNFVDQIGEANVVQVVTDSASANVMAGRLLEAKRPQLTWSPCAAHCLDLMLEDIYKISNIRKALKRGIEISNFIYVRPGLLNMMRRFTNQKELVRPAKTRFATACITLSSIHRQKNNLRKMFTSDEWKDSKWSKEQQGKRVVQTILLASFWTTIVFALKVSGPLVRVLRLVDGEKKPPMGYIYEAMDRAKEAIAKSFNNNEEKYKDIFTIIDKRWELQLHRPLFALSFCPGVLVSFFLGSVIDLYTRIYVSIPEVLRFALHLFHKINTLHAAGYYLNPSFYYSNPNIQEDDEIVNGLYSCITKMVASLEVQDKILAELSKYKRAEALFGQPLAIRQRDKISPGKFQLNDYSTILATSSSINIYIFLFVPIVEWWDNFGQSTPNLQKFAVRILGLTCSASGCERNWSVFEQLHSKKRNRLAQSRLNDLVFIKYNRALKRRYNLRDIVDPISLKDIDDSNEWLIGRLDDDSEEDDELVFNDDSLTWGDVSRAVGAKEPSFYSRASTSRPKTIVSCSSSSTTQRKQVNLDDFDLEEEDTDGYKSNEGLNEDEDQFSDDEFDL; from the exons ATGGCTGATGAAAGTTCGAGAAAAGATCCGGCATGGAAATATGGTCAATTgcaaaatgaccaaaatataaatacgTTTGTCTGTGGATTTTGTTCGAAAGTAACAAAAGGAGGGGTATATAGAATGAAACAACACCTCGTTGGTGGTTATAGAAATGTCACCGCCTGTACAAAATGTCCGGATCAcgtgaaggaagaaattaaagagtacATGtccaagaaaaaagatattaaagaacaaagaaatctGATTGTGGACATTGATGTAGAAGATTATGATATtgaggatgaagatgaagggaGTGTTAGTGTAAACAACAAAGCAACACCAAGGGGCCCGAGCTTGAAGAAGCCAAGGCAAAAGGGTCCAATGGATGCATTTTTTACTCCTAACCCAGAAACTGTGgttcaaaatagaaaggacaaaggaaaacaaacttcattgaATGCGACATACAAGAAGGAAATGAGAGAGCACACCATCCAAAGAATTGCTCGATGGTTTTATGATGCAGGAGTGCCTTTGAATGCTTGCACATATGAAAGTTTTGCCCCTATGATTGAGTCAATTGGGCAATTCGGTCCTGGATTGAAACCACCATCTTATCATGAGTTAAGAGTTCCATGTTTGAAGAAGGAATTAGAAGCAACAAATGAGTTGATGAGTAACCATAAGGTAGAGTGGGCCAAGGTTGGATGCACTGTTATGGCTGATGGATGGACCGATAGAAGAAATAGgacattaattaactttttagttaataGTCCTAAAGGCACCATGTTTATTGAGTCCATCGATGCTTCATTTTATGTGAAAGATGGAAAGAAGATGTTCGAGTTACTTGATAATTTTGTAGACCAAATTGGAGAAGCGAATGTTGTACAAGTAGTTACTGATAGTGCCTCAGCAAATGTGATGGCAG GGAGATTGTTAGAAGCAAAACGACCACAGTTAACATGGTCTCCGTGTGCCGCTCATTGCTTAGATTTGATGTTGGAGGATATATACAAGATCTCGAATATTCGCAAAGCATTGAAAAGAGGCATAGAGATCAGCAATTTCATATACGTTCGTCCTGGATTGTTAAACATGATGCGACGTTTTACTAACCAAAAGGAGTTAGTTAGACCAGCTAAGACTCGTTTTGCTACTGCTTGCATTACATTATCGAGTATACATCGTCAAAAGAATAATCTGAGGAAGATGTTTACTTCAGATGAATGGAAGGACAGCAAATGGAGTAAGGAGCAACAAGGGAAACGAGTAGTTCAGACTATTTTGTTGGCTAGTTTTTGGACTACAATTGTTTTCGCTCTTAAAGTATCTGGCCCACTAGTCCGAGTTCTTAGATTGGTTGATGGCGAGAAGAAGCCACCTATGGGATATATTTATGAGGCCATGGATAGAGCTAAGGAAGCTATTGCTAAAtcctttaataataatgaagaaaaatacaaggaCATTTTCAccataattgataaaagatgGGAGCTTCAGTTGCATCGTCCTct ttttgctctttcattttgccccGGAGTTCTTGTTTCGTTCTTCCTAGGTTCTGTTATAGATCTCTATACGAGGATCTATGTTTCTATCCCAGAAGTTCTTCGTTTCGCTCTTC atttattccataaaatcaacactCTGCATGCAGCGGGGTATTATTTAAACCCGTCATTCTATTATTCGAATCCTAACATCCAGGAGGATGATGAAATAGTTAATGGACTCTACTCATGCATAACGAAAATGGTTGCTTCATTGGAAGTACAAGACAAAATACTTGCAGAACTAAGCAAGTATAAGAGGGCTGAAGCATTATTCGGACAACCTTTAGCAATCAGACAAAGGGACAAAATATCTCCAGgtaaatttcaactaaacGATTATTCAACGATACTAGCAACAAGCTcttctattaatatatatatttttttgtttgtgccTATAGTGGAATGGTGGGATAATTTTGGACAATCAACTCCAAACTTGCAAAAGTTTGCTGTGAGAATTTTAGGTCTTACTTGTAGCGCTTCTGGATGCGAGCGTAATTGGAGTGTGTTTGAACAG cTTCATAGCAAGAAACGAAATAGGCTTGCTCAAAGTCGTTTGAATGATCTAGTgttcatcaaatacaacagAGCACTAAAACGTCGATACAACCTACGAGATATTGTCGACCCCATCTCCTTGAAAGATATTGATGATAGTAATGAATGGTTGATTGGAAGATTGGATGACGATTCTGAGGAGGATGATGAGTTGGTATTTAATGATGATTCTTTAACGTGGGGTGATGTTTCTAGAGCTGTCGGAGCAAAAGAACCATCATTCTATTCTAGAGCTAGTACCTCTAGACCAAAGACTATTGTTTCATGTTCATCCTCGTCTACCACGCAACGGAAACAAGTAAATTTAGATGACTTcgatttggaagaagaagatactgATGGCTATAAGTCTAACGAAGGATTGAATGAAGACGAGGATCAATTTAGTGATGATGAGTTTGATCTTTAG
- the LOC116405439 gene encoding uncharacterized protein LOC116405439, whose amino-acid sequence MVHFTEYSDSTKRCLIILKDVDQSLEEGIILPVREGTYENIMDSQIPEDNFIFLPKWSKERFVNPNSSLKSWFLESSIHNKPPNEDPESTLGRRIINDPKIRWGNVLKVHGEFYYLPHYWEWLELVVARNTAVLKRASLFNAVMASLYTYDRNSDIDRAFCEAWCPSTNTLHTSAGEMSISLWDLWILGGLSIKGRFYEESIPCHQDLIGSPDVCPRSCEHLFAAYYRIVSQRMDHSQITVSEWISFWVTRSEVKYSKPPPRKPKKTSRPRSTHNPDGIPIRRPDWSKAELKVFLDLSVTDDHRDKTYLAAFLSCWLCVFVFPDKQLSLRPEVFKVASLMAEGYTFSLAVPVLANIYSGLRQVHDSTSSLGYSNACFPLHYVHGWLALYFNTHYKAPRSLRGPRMVEFSGEGGAKYYTNLEARTHIHKGKYVSWHACLPTKNKDELLTDDGELISWNASFFISIRSCFLSSQCGSSTVIEPYSPCRFSRQFGFYQDVPYDLGEEIPEANFFNVRYCWMICIRENTLSQVYLPVSAPNPDTHVTSHYKVWWLAKHGDYLQEGVQHLIDRPTPPHIKSKTTKKIEHNFGSGNQKICSDETDERLVEKIEGGTKRLVDNLSLSTRFKHLIKGGIDNVGKDNRLSIATKHPSKRIEDSQSSNDDRHWKRPKKPNKQSIDDEESPIRVPDAAQFFDVPSPMVSFRLPFYLFIYCIFSPLLLLFLVVNIILQSSLGDHDLHIEDTLESMPNLEDCNVVLSYNGNSKEPIGANIVSACPPVIKGPPQKVEGTEPITVSEISHFCADSLISDLRRQAAITLWENLRQKIIRTPFERLSSLEPEMHKIFDAIATSGSDNLIVLRELVNGYFQGVENHNQIHSSFLLQSTKDVQLTEAKGFVKTLRVDENRILAETNTAKRRLTRLSAKEAKLEAKLKMVRAESAKLSGIIFKNDLELKQKQHEISKTCEEIDKLECAPIVGDIDAKMLSTLRESLESTLEELKNFKWTP is encoded by the coding sequence ATGGTGCACTTCACTGAGTATTCTGACTCGACCAAAAGGTGTTTAATTATCCTGAAGGACGTAGATCAATCTTTAGAGGAAGGGATCATTCTTCCTGTGAGAGAGGGGACATATGAGAATATTATGGACTCTCAAATACCCGAggacaattttatctttttgccTAAATGGTCCAAGGAACGGTTTGTAAATCCAAATTCATCTTTAAAATCTTGGTTTCTGGAGTCTTCGATTCACAACAAGCCTCCAAATGAGGATCCAGAATCAACGTTGGGTCGTCGAATTATAAACGACCCAAAAATTCGTTGGGGAAATGTGCTCAAGGTACATGGAGAATTTTACTATCTTCCTCATTATTGGGAGTGGTTAGAGCTCGTTGTTGCTAGAAATACGGCAGTACTCAAGCGAGCCTCCCTATTTAATGCTGTGATGGCTTCCCTATATACATATGATCGCAACAGTGACATTGATCGGGCTTTCTGCGAGGCATGGTGTCCTTCAACAAACACTCTTCACACCTCAGCTGGTGAGATGTCCATCTCCTTATGGGACTTATGGATACTAGGAGGACTCTCGATTAAAGGTAGATTTTATGAAGAAAGCATTCCTTGCCACCAAGACTTAATAGGATCACCTGATGTATGTCCAAGAAGTTGTGAGCATTTATTTGCAGCCTATTACCGCATTGTTTCTCAACGCATGGATCACTCTCAAATCACTGTAAGTGAATGGATCTCTTTTTGGGTTACACGATCTGAGGTAAAGTATTCGAAACCGCCTCCTCGAAAGCCTAAAAAGACTTCTCGCCCTCGCTCAACTCATAATCCAGATGGAATTCCCATCAGACGTCCTGACTGGTCTAAAGCTGAACTCAAAGTGTTCCTTGACTTAAGCGTCACTGATGATCATAGGGACAAAACCTATCTAGCGGCATTTCTCTCTTGTTGGCTATGTGTGTTTGTGTTCCCTGATAAGCAACTTTCCCTTCGTCCGGAGGTTTTTAAGGTTGCTAGCCTCATGGCGGAAGGCTACACATTTAGCCTTGCCGTCCCTGTTTTAGCTAATATTTATAGTGGCCTACGCCAAGTTCATGATTCTACTTCATCACTTGGTTATTCAAATGCCTGTTTTCCTCTTCACTATGTCCATGGGTGGCTTGCTCTTTACTTCAACACTCATTATAAAGCCCCTAGGAGTCTTAGGGGTCCTCGCATGGTTGAATTTTCTGGTGAAGGTGGGGCCAAATATTATACTAATCTTGAGGCTCGAACACATATCCACAAGGGAAAGTATGTGTCATGGCATGCGTGTCTTCCAACAAAGAATAAGGACGAACTCTTAACGGATGATGGAGAGTTAATTAGTTGGaatgcttcatttttcataagcATTCGCTCTTGTTTTCTATCTTCGCAATGTGGATCCTCCACAGTTATTGAGCCTTATAGTCCTTGTCGCTTTAGCCGacaatttggattttatcaagACGTGCCATATGACTTAGGTGAAGAAATTCCCGAAGCCAATTTTTTTAACGTACGATATTGTTGGATGATTTGTATTCGCGAGAATACACTTTCCCAAGTATATCTTCCTGTGTCTGCCCCTAATCCAGACACACATGTTACCTCTCATTATAAGGTCTGGTGGCTTGCAAAACACGGTGATTACCTCCAAGAAGGAGTACAACATTTGATAGATCGTCCTACTCCCCCTCacatcaaatccaaaaccacaaaaaagaTTGAACATAATTTTGGTAGTGGAAATCAGAAGATATGCTCCGATGAAACTGATGAACGACTTGTGGAGAAAATTGAGGGAGGGACAAAACGCTTGGTGGATAATTTGTCTCTTTCTACACGATTTAAACATCTTATTAAAGGTGGTATTGACAATGTGGGTAAGGACAACCGCTTATCGATAGCTACCAAGCATCCTTCTAAACGTATTGAGGACAGTCAAAGCAGCAATGATGATCGCCATTGGAAGAGACCCAAGAAGCCCAACAAACAGTCGATCGATGATGAAGAGTCTCCTATTCGGGTCCCTGATGCTGCACAATTCTTCGATGTCCCTTCCCCCATGGTTTCTTTTCGTctccctttttatttatttatttattgtattttctctcctttactcctcttatttcttgttgttaatattattttgcagTCTTCTTTAGGTGATCACGACCTACACATCGAAGATACCCTAGAGTCGATGCCGAATCTAGAAGACTGTAACGTTGTACTTTCTTATAATGGGAACTCTAAGGAACCTATAGGCGCAAATATTGTGTCTGCTTGTCCTCCTGTGATCAAGGGACCTCCTCAAAAAGTGGAAGGCACGGAGCCTATTACAGTTTCTGagatttctcatttttgtgcTGACAGCTTAATTTCTGACCTCCGACGACAGGCTGCCATAACCTTATGGGAAAACCTACGACAGAAGATCATTCGTACCCCTTTTGAACGACTGAGTAGTCTTGAACCAGAAATGCATAAGATCTTTGATGCGATTGCGACTAGCGGCAGCGACAACCTTATTGTTTTGAGGGAGCTTGTGAATGGTTACTTCCAAGGTGTCGAGAACcataatcaaatacattcCTCATTTCTACTCCAATCAACTAAGGATGTTCAGCTAACGGAGGCAAAAGGTTTTGTGAAGACTCTGCGAGTTGATGAGAATCGTATATTGGCAGAGACCAACACTGCTAAACGTCGTCTTACACGACTGTCCGCCAAGGAGGCTAAACTAGAGGCAAAACTAAAGATGGTGCGGGCTGAGTCTGCTAAACTTTCtggaataatttttaagaacgACCTGGAGCTGAAGCAGAAGCAACATGAGATTTCGAAGACTTGTGAGGAAATTGACAAACTCGAATGTGCCCCGATCGTTGGAGATATTGATGCTAAAATGCTATCAACACTTCGTGAATCTTTAGAAAGCACACTAGAGGAGCTGAAGAACTTTAAATGGACTCCATGA